The genomic region GGAAGAAATTTGAAAGTGGGAAATTTTTCCTGTAATCCTTCCATCTCCTTCCTGTATAGAATGTCTTTCTCCCATCTGTTTCCAAATACAAGATATAAGTTTCTGTGCGGAATTCCCTTGTTCAGTATATCCAGAATCTGTGACCGAAGCGGGGCGACTCCTGTCCCTGTTCCAATGAAACAAATATCTCTGTCTATAGTTTCAGGGAGCTGGAATTTACCGAGCACCTTTGAAATTTTTACCGTAGTTCCTATTTGATAATGCTCCCAGATATATGGAGTACCGAGTCCTTTGTCGTTAAGGACAATGCATAATTCAAAAATATTATCATCACTTGGCGGAGAAGCGATGGAATAACTGCGATTGGTGTATTTGGAAGCAATGGGCAAGTCGAGCATGATGAATTGACCGGCTTTAAATGAAAAGGGGACTTCATCCGGAACTTTAATAAAGTACCTCTTCACACGTTCATTTTCATCAATAATATTTACAACCGTTGCATCGCTGAACTGATAGGCCATAGCGCATTAAAGTTTTGTTAAAAATACTTCGAATTGTGGTGCTCGCCAAACAAGGCGGATGGAATCTCTGAATTATTTTTTAGCAGTATCGGACTTTAACAAAGAAATGGATAGAAAATCAGTAGGTTACCCTTAAGTTTTATGTTGAAAACAGTGGGACACTCCTGTTCAGGTCGATGCTGATTAATTGCGTTAAAAGCTGTACGAAGGGTTATCCGCGAGGGTGGAACTGTAAAATTGCAGAGCGTAGATAATCTTTATCCAAATGGGTGTAAATTTCCGTTGTGGTAATACTACTATGTCCTAACATCTCCTGCACCGCCCTTAAATCAGCCCCTCCTTCAATTAAATGTGTAGCGAAGGAATGCCGGAAGGTATGCGGACTAATAGTAGTTCGAATGCCCGATTTCAGAGCAAGATTTTTTATGATGGTAAAGATCATGACGCGTGTGAGTTTTCTTCCTCTTCTGTTTAAGAATATAAAATCCTCATGTCCAGGTTTGATGTCCAGATGGCATCGGTAATTGTCTTTGTACAGCAAAATTTGCTTCATCGCTGAATTCCCAATAGGAACAATTCTTTCTTTGTTTCCTTTACCGGTAACCTTTACAAAACCGGCATCAAAGTAGGTTTGACTTAATTTTAAGGAAATAAGCTCTGAAACCCGGAGTCCACAGGAATACAAAGTTTCCAATAGTGCTTTGTTTCTTTGTCCTTCCGGTTGGCTTAAATCAATAGCCTCCAAAAGAGTGTTTATTTCTTCTACAGTGAGGAAATCGGGTAGTTTTTGTCCTATTTTAGGTCCTTCGATGAGTTCAGTAGGGTCGTCCTGTACCAGATTTTCCATGAGCAGGTATTTGTAAAAAGCCTTTACGCCTGAAAGAACTCTGGCCTGCGTTCGGGCCGTCATTCCC from Bacteroidota bacterium harbors:
- a CDS encoding oxidoreductase gives rise to the protein MAYQFSDATVVNIIDENERVKRYFIKVPDEVPFSFKAGQFIMLDLPIASKYTNRSYSIASPPSDDNIFELCIVLNDKGLGTPYIWEHYQIGTTVKISKVLGKFQLPETIDRDICFIGTGTGVAPLRSQILDILNKGIPHRNLYLVFGNRWEKDILYRKEMEGLQEKFPTFKFLPVLSRANEGWKGLTGYVHTTYEEIFKDHRSAYFYICGWADMLKEARHRLEVMGYDRKSIRFESYD
- the xerD gene encoding site-specific tyrosine recombinase XerD; translation: MHPWQSYIKGFRSYLQLERSLSLNTLEAYEHDLEKLVQFLDYKKNTVMPEQLKHEVLQEFIVWINELGMTARTQARVLSGVKAFYKYLLMENLVQDDPTELIEGPKIGQKLPDFLTVEEINTLLEAIDLSQPEGQRNKALLETLYSCGLRVSELISLKLSQTYFDAGFVKVTGKGNKERIVPIGNSAMKQILLYKDNYRCHLDIKPGHEDFIFLNRRGRKLTRVMIFTIIKNLALKSGIRTTISPHTFRHSFATHLIEGGADLRAVQEMLGHSSITTTEIYTHLDKDYLRSAILQFHPRG